The genomic region TCCATCACCAAACGGCATTACAAGTCACTCCTTTCTTGTTTTTATATAATTAATGAGCATATGCTCATTACTAGTATACCCTAGGTTATGGGCACTAGTCAATATCTAGAGAAAAAATTTAATGTATATTCTTCCATTTACCACCCTTAAATATTTTCAACTAGGCCCTTCCTTACTTCAAGATTACAATTACGGCAGTAACCAAAAAGCTGTAGAGATGTACTTGTTACCATAAAATCGGCTTCTTTCTCTACAGCATTCATATATTTGTTCAGTTCTTTTTTATTGGCATCAAAAACCCGACCACAGCTTAGACAAATAAAATGACCGTGCTGTTCGTGGGCAATCTCATACCTGGTGGACCCCTTAGGTACTACGATAGGACATATCATTTTCAGCTCGGTTAACAGTTCTAAAGTTCTATAGACCGTAGCCAGTCCAATGTTTGAATAATACTTCTTTGCTTCAGTATAT from Bacillota bacterium harbors:
- a CDS encoding transcriptional repressor, with translation MPLANQLEKLKNDKYQLTPQRRAVLQALNNTMPEHPTAEEIYTEAKKYYSNIGLATVYRTLELLTELKMICPIVVPKGSTRYEIAHEQHGHFICLSCGRVFDANKKELNKYMNAVEKEADFMVTSTSLQLFGYCRNCNLEVRKGLVENI